Proteins encoded in a region of the bacterium genome:
- the tatA gene encoding twin-arginine translocase TatA/TatE family subunit — protein sequence MGKIGVGELLLILAIVLLLFGANKIPQIAKSLGQGIKEFKKANKGEGEDVKNKTKGGGKVK from the coding sequence ATGGGTAAAATAGGAGTAGGAGAATTATTGTTAATACTCGCAATTGTGCTTCTTTTGTTCGGCGCTAACAAGATACCACAGATAGCGAAATCTTTAGGACAGGGAATAAAAGAATTTAAGAAAGCGAATAAAGGCGAGGGAGAGGATGTTAAGAATAAGACAAAAGGAGGAGGAAAAGTTAAATAA
- the tatC gene encoding twin-arginine translocase subunit TatC yields MSFFSHLEELRKRLIFCVITIIITSVVAYNQTTNILKHLSQPLGNLYFLSPVEAFIARMKITLFCGLYLALPIIFYQIWRFVETGLHNKERRSISLLVVFSFLLFTLGGAFAYFVMLPIGLKFLLSCGTATLQPIISVEKYITFVVGLVLSFGLVFQLPIIIFFLAQIGIVSPGFLFKQQKYAILIIFIVAAILTPPDVFSQCLMAIPLLILYEFSILISVFAVKKRNRGEDG; encoded by the coding sequence GTGAGTTTTTTTTCACATCTTGAGGAATTACGCAAGAGACTGATTTTTTGTGTAATAACGATTATAATTACTTCTGTTGTGGCGTATAACCAGACGACGAATATATTAAAGCATCTATCCCAGCCTTTAGGCAATTTGTATTTTTTGTCCCCTGTAGAGGCATTTATTGCAAGGATGAAGATAACACTATTCTGTGGGCTTTATCTTGCTCTACCGATTATATTTTATCAAATATGGAGATTCGTGGAAACGGGATTACATAATAAAGAAAGGCGGAGCATATCTTTACTTGTAGTTTTTTCTTTTTTGCTATTTACTTTAGGGGGAGCATTTGCGTATTTTGTGATGTTACCAATAGGATTGAAATTTTTATTAAGCTGCGGGACTGCAACCTTACAACCAATAATATCGGTAGAAAAGTATATAACTTTTGTAGTTGGTTTAGTCCTGAGTTTCGGACTGGTCTTCCAATTGCCAATAATTATATTCTTTTTAGCCCAAATAGGTATCGTGAGTCCAGGATTTTTATTTAAACAACAAAAGTATGCGATTCTGATAATATTTATAGTTGCGGCAATTTTAACGCCACCGGACGTATTCAGCCAATGTTTAATGGCAATACCATTGTTGATTTTATATGAATTTAGCATTTTAATATCGGTGTTTGCGGTAAAAAAAAGAAATAGGGGGGAAGATGGGTAA
- the tatB gene encoding Sec-independent protein translocase protein TatB — MFDIGFSELVVILIVALFVFGPQKLPQIARFIAKAINKLKYETDNVKKVIEKEVMEDNLIKTNKRHNPDFNVYERLNKGKSIQTENSGNREKREHKKKKLKVSNTSKTVKNKSGKKIGKSKRQKKW, encoded by the coding sequence ATGTTTGATATTGGATTTTCGGAATTAGTAGTTATCCTTATTGTAGCATTGTTTGTGTTTGGTCCACAAAAATTGCCGCAGATTGCAAGGTTTATCGCAAAAGCTATAAATAAACTTAAATATGAAACAGACAATGTTAAAAAAGTTATAGAAAAAGAGGTTATGGAAGACAATTTAATTAAAACAAATAAACGTCATAATCCGGATTTTAATGTTTATGAAAGATTAAATAAAGGAAAAAGTATACAAACAGAAAATAGTGGAAATAGGGAAAAAAGAGAACATAAAAAGAAAAAATTAAAAGTTAGTAACACTTCTAAAACTGTTAAAAACAAATCCGGAAAAAAGATAGGTAAGAGTAAGAGACAAAAGAAATGGTAA